Part of the Sphingomonas taxi genome, CGCAAAGATCGACCGATCGACCTCGTTCTGGAAGATGACGGTGCTGCGCGACCGATTGAGCGCAAAGGCATAGCCACGGCAGACCAAAGCGCGCAGTAGCCGAACCTTGGGCCGGTCGCTCGTGAAGAGGTAACCCAAGCCGGATATAGCGGACACTGTCGGAATGCCGCGTAACCGAGCCAGCGCTCCACCGAAGATCACCGGCTTAGCGGTGATGAGATGGATGAGGTCCGGCCTGATCGTGCTCAGCACCCGGTTATAGCTAATCAACGTGTAAAGCTGTCCGATCAGCCCGTTGTGACGCCGTACGGGCACGGTCTCGACATGCTCGATGCCATGCTCGCCGAAGACCCGCGTTGTTGGCCCTGGTGGGCAGGAAACGACTGCCCGATAGCCTGCCTGTCGCACGGCAATTGCGAGATTGAGCCGATGGGAGACGAAGAAGTCCGCGTCGTTCACCATGAACAGAACGGTAGGCTTGGCTGCTGTTCCCATGTCTTTCCTTTGACGTGCGCTCCGACCCGTCGCAAAGCGCGTGAAGGACCGCATGGTGTCGTGCTTGCCTTCGTTATCGCCTGTCCCTATCGCAAGCGACAGATGACGAAGCAACCGGGCCTACGGATTACCGGTCGCTCGATCCGCTGAGATAGATGATCACGATCCGGCAGGGCTTATTCTAGCGCAATGAACAACGGACGTGCCCCCCAGAACCCTGCGTTCACCATCTTCACGCCGACCTTCAACCGTGCCGGAACGCTGGAACGGTTGTTCGACAGCATCGCCCGACAGACCTTTCGGGACTTCGAATGGCTAGTTGTCGACGACGGATCGACCGATGACACTGCCACACTGATCGCGCGACTGGCGGCGCACGCGAATTTTCCCATCCGCTACCGGCATCAACCCAATGCCGGCAAGCACATTGCCTTCAACAACGGCGTCCGTGAGGCGCGGGGCGAATTTTTCCTTACTATCGATTCGGACGACGAACTGATGCCCGAGGCGGTGGCCGTGCTGTACGACTCCTGGCTATCGATCCCAGCAGTCGAGCGTCATGGCTTCACTGGGGTGACTGCGCGCTGCGTTGACCAGCATGGCCATCTTGTAGGGAAACAGCTCGATCGATCGCCGCTCGACAGCGATTCCGCGGAGGCCACGCTAATCCTCGATATGCTTGGCGAGCGAATAGGTTTTCACCGCACCGACGTGCTGCGCGCGCACCTGTTTCCTACCCATCTGCCGACACGCTTCATCCCCGAGGGACGCGTCTGGCTCGACATCGCGCGGCGCTATCGCACCCGATTCATCGAAACACCGGCGCGCATCTTCCACGATCACGGAGCGCCCAGGCTGAGCGCGCTCGACCGATCGCAGCGTGCTTGGGGCGATCTAGAATACCACCACTTCGCGCTCGCTCACTACGCTGCCTGGTGGCGGCGGGCGCCGGTCGCGGTCGTCAAGCTCGCGATCGGTATGCGCCGGGCGGAACTACATCTGGGGAGATCGGGTGGACGCGCGAACTTCCCCCGTATCGCACGGCTGCTGGCGTTTGCCGTGGAGCCGGTCGCCTCGCTGGCCTACGCGCGGGACCTGTATTCGCAGCACGGCGGCATGGGAACGCGTCTGCTGCTGGCCAGGCTACTACTGCGCGGACGCGCAG contains:
- a CDS encoding glycosyltransferase family 2 protein, which gives rise to MNNGRAPQNPAFTIFTPTFNRAGTLERLFDSIARQTFRDFEWLVVDDGSTDDTATLIARLAAHANFPIRYRHQPNAGKHIAFNNGVREARGEFFLTIDSDDELMPEAVAVLYDSWLSIPAVERHGFTGVTARCVDQHGHLVGKQLDRSPLDSDSAEATLILDMLGERIGFHRTDVLRAHLFPTHLPTRFIPEGRVWLDIARRYRTRFIETPARIFHDHGAPRLSALDRSQRAWGDLEYHHFALAHYAAWWRRAPVAVVKLAIGMRRAELHLGRSGGRANFPRIARLLAFAVEPVASLAYARDLYSQHGGMGTRLLLARLLLRGRAGRRFSTLMGRRDRDRARGAITIHVADVTSVIDPADTRNHELLFSPKTAKLELLAVLRTLAPRHRRIATVGDNVTFVALQLARAVPQAAILAVEQDPAQSDRTRAAAWASYVNNIIAATASLTTDPHVLDDRDFVYFDGIAAVQAWVNAGAIGSGLVDIVVEDPDADATLASLLARAGYWRTPWTASTISVWSRAPATPVPPGNG